In a genomic window of Streptococcus oralis subsp. tigurinus:
- a CDS encoding enoyl-CoA hydratase-related protein, with translation MSKTVLLEVKNGLGYLTINRPSALNALSSEVLKDLNLVLDQIEASEDIRVVIVTGQGEKAFVAGADIKEMDQMSPIQAHEYMTYANDTFTRLSELTQPTISVLNGYALGGGLELALSTDIRIGYDKTMVGFPEVGLGIIPGFAGTQRMSRLIGTSKTKELIFTARMVKGQEAYDLGILNKLVEAEELLPAAEELAAAIMKNAPLAVEKAKHIIQVGSELPLKNAIRLETEAEALLFSTEDKVEGMRAFVEKRKAVFNRK, from the coding sequence ATGAGTAAAACTGTTTTATTAGAGGTTAAGAATGGTCTTGGCTATCTAACAATTAACCGTCCATCAGCTTTGAACGCCTTAAGTTCAGAAGTCTTAAAGGATTTGAATCTCGTTTTAGACCAAATTGAAGCAAGCGAGGACATTCGTGTTGTCATTGTGACTGGTCAAGGGGAGAAAGCATTTGTCGCGGGAGCAGACATTAAAGAGATGGACCAAATGTCTCCAATTCAGGCTCATGAATACATGACCTATGCGAACGACACCTTTACCCGCTTATCTGAATTGACCCAGCCAACTATTTCAGTATTGAATGGTTATGCTTTGGGAGGCGGCTTGGAATTAGCTCTTTCAACTGATATCCGAATCGGCTATGACAAGACAATGGTTGGTTTCCCTGAAGTTGGCTTGGGAATCATTCCTGGTTTTGCAGGTACCCAAAGAATGTCTCGTTTGATTGGTACTAGTAAAACAAAGGAATTAATCTTTACTGCTAGAATGGTTAAAGGACAAGAAGCATATGATCTTGGAATTCTTAATAAGTTGGTAGAAGCAGAAGAACTATTGCCTGCAGCAGAAGAGCTGGCGGCAGCGATTATGAAAAATGCCCCGCTAGCAGTTGAAAAAGCTAAACATATTATCCAAGTTGGCTCAGAACTCCCTCTGAAAAATGCTATTCGTTTGGAAACAGAAGCGGAAGCTCTTCTCTTCTCTACAGAAGATAAAGTTGAAGGAATGCGCGCATTTGTTGAAAAACGTAAAGCCGTATTCAATCGTAAATAA
- a CDS encoding CoA transferase subunit A codes for MKAVLSLQEAISKVKSGDVVGISGFLAVGEPLELIEELVRQNQQDLTLVSVVTSHPGKEVGVGRLCENHQVKKYVAAHIGTSPAAQKAYFSGEMEVEFTPMGTVVERLHAAGAGLGGVLTPTGVGTILENEHEKVVRNGREYLIYDPLKLDVALIKATKADKYGNLYIDGTTKNISLQLALAADTVIVETNEIVEVGEIKPDDIYIPGILVDYVVQGLTPEEHHKMMGDLWTETNKLAGVK; via the coding sequence ATGAAAGCTGTTTTATCATTACAAGAAGCTATTTCTAAAGTTAAATCAGGTGATGTCGTTGGGATTTCAGGGTTCCTTGCCGTTGGTGAACCATTGGAATTGATCGAAGAATTGGTTAGACAAAATCAACAAGATTTGACTTTGGTTTCAGTTGTTACTTCACATCCAGGTAAAGAAGTGGGTGTTGGACGTCTCTGTGAAAACCACCAAGTTAAGAAATATGTTGCTGCTCACATCGGAACATCTCCTGCTGCTCAAAAAGCATACTTTAGTGGAGAAATGGAAGTAGAATTTACTCCAATGGGTACCGTTGTTGAACGTCTTCACGCTGCTGGAGCAGGTCTTGGAGGAGTTTTGACACCGACTGGAGTTGGTACAATTCTAGAAAACGAACATGAAAAAGTAGTTCGTAATGGTCGCGAGTACCTTATTTATGACCCTCTAAAACTTGACGTAGCATTGATTAAAGCTACAAAAGCTGACAAGTATGGAAACTTGTACATTGATGGTACAACTAAGAACATTTCATTGCAACTTGCTCTTGCGGCAGATACAGTTATCGTTGAAACAAATGAAATTGTTGAAGTTGGTGAAATTAAACCGGATGATATTTACATCCCTGGTATCCTTGTTGACTATGTAGTCCAAGGCTTAACTCCAGAAGAACACCATAAGATGATGGGCGACCTCTGGACAGAGACTAACAAATTAGCGGGGGTAAAATAA
- a CDS encoding 3-oxoacid CoA-transferase subunit B: MKPKEIIARRVALEFKDGDVVNLGFGIPNASADFIPEGVNVILQAENGALRFGETPTKDNYNPNLANSGGAPITLLPGAALFDLQTSFAIIRGGHVDATVLGALEVSQDGSIANWIIPGKFAPGMGGAMDLLVGAKRVIGAIQHTTGGESKLLKECTLPLSAKGVLDLVITELAVFGFQDGKFLLKELAPGVTLEEVLEKTAGEVIVSEDLKTMPI, from the coding sequence ATGAAACCAAAAGAAATTATTGCAAGACGTGTTGCTCTTGAATTTAAAGATGGTGATGTTGTAAACCTTGGATTTGGTATTCCAAATGCTTCTGCAGACTTCATCCCAGAAGGTGTTAACGTAATTCTTCAAGCTGAAAACGGTGCCCTTCGATTTGGGGAAACACCGACTAAAGATAACTACAATCCAAACCTAGCAAACTCAGGTGGTGCGCCAATCACTCTTCTTCCAGGAGCTGCTTTGTTTGATTTGCAAACATCATTTGCAATTATTCGTGGTGGTCACGTTGATGCGACTGTTCTTGGAGCTCTTGAAGTAAGCCAAGATGGAAGCATTGCTAACTGGATTATCCCAGGAAAATTTGCACCTGGTATGGGTGGAGCGATGGACCTTTTGGTAGGTGCTAAGCGCGTAATCGGAGCAATCCAACATACTACAGGTGGTGAATCTAAACTCTTGAAAGAGTGCACATTGCCTCTATCAGCTAAAGGAGTATTGGATCTTGTCATAACAGAACTAGCTGTTTTTGGATTCCAAGATGGTAAATTCTTATTGAAAGAGTTGGCTCCTGGTGTGACATTAGAAGAAGTTCTTGAAAAAACAGCTGGGGAAGTCATTGTCTCAGAAGACTTAAAGACGATGCCGATTTAA
- a CDS encoding MBL fold metallo-hydrolase produces the protein MAELTLQEYQFHDMKLIWLRGADKLTDAGTLFGPVPKVVWSRYYPTNDANMMAELTDPILIQYKGKNYLIDASFDTAKLSDKQRRNLGILSESRVEESLALLGLSPEDIDIVLMTHMHHDHSGGLTHVNDQGKLVSKYSNAKIIVNDVEWYEMRNPNNRTRGTYLRENWEPIQDQVTTFSEYINVIPEIQMIHTSGHSNGHSIILLKQGKDTMIHMGDLMLSHVHRNPLWVPAVDDYPMKSILAKEKWLRQAFENHYKFFFYHDQFFAVVEFDKEGKEFVDYVLRSRPPLIPFTDQQDRKPDFLG, from the coding sequence ATGGCAGAACTCACCTTACAGGAATATCAATTTCATGATATGAAACTGATATGGCTACGTGGAGCCGATAAATTGACGGATGCAGGGACTCTTTTTGGTCCGGTTCCGAAAGTTGTGTGGTCTCGTTACTACCCAACAAATGATGCTAATATGATGGCGGAATTGACGGATCCTATTTTGATCCAGTACAAGGGTAAAAATTACTTGATAGATGCAAGTTTTGATACGGCAAAATTATCCGATAAACAAAGGCGCAATTTAGGAATCTTGTCTGAAAGTCGTGTAGAAGAAAGTTTAGCTCTTTTAGGGCTCTCGCCTGAAGATATTGACATCGTGCTGATGACACATATGCATCACGATCATTCTGGTGGCTTGACGCATGTGAATGATCAAGGGAAGCTGGTTTCCAAGTATTCAAACGCCAAGATTATTGTGAATGATGTCGAATGGTATGAGATGAGAAACCCTAATAATCGAACGCGGGGAACTTATCTGAGAGAAAATTGGGAACCGATTCAAGATCAGGTGACGACTTTCTCGGAGTATATCAATGTCATTCCAGAAATCCAAATGATTCACACAAGTGGTCACAGCAATGGCCACAGTATTATCTTGCTCAAACAGGGGAAAGATACGATGATCCATATGGGGGACTTGATGTTATCACATGTTCATCGAAATCCTCTCTGGGTTCCAGCAGTTGATGATTATCCTATGAAGTCAATTTTAGCCAAAGAGAAGTGGTTGCGTCAGGCTTTTGAGAATCATTACAAGTTTTTCTTTTACCATGATCAATTTTTCGCGGTAGTAGAGTTTGACAAGGAAGGGAAGGAATTTGTAGATTATGTTCTACGTTCTCGCCCCCCACTGATTCCTTTTACAGATCAGCAGGATCGTAAGCCAGACTTCTTAGGATAG
- a CDS encoding acetyl-CoA C-acetyltransferase, with protein sequence MKDVVIVSAVRTPLGSFGGSLKNVSAVDLGSLVIKSALEKANIKPEQVDEVIMGNVLGAGLGQNVARQMSIHAGLPEYIPAFTINKVCGSGLKAVQLAAQAIKCGDADIVVAGGAENMSQAPYVLPSFRWGGRMGDSKVVDTMIKDGLSDAFNDYHMGITAENVAEEYGISRDDQDALALESQKRAVAAIESGRFKEEIVPVVIPQRKGDPIVFDTDEFPRKDASLESLSKLRPVFKKDGSVTAGNASGINDGAAAVLVMSAEKAEELGLPVIARIRSYASAGLDPKIMGCGPIYATRKALEKGNLTVDDLDLIESNEAFAAQACAVGKTLGFNTDIVNVNGGAIALGHPIGASGCRILVTLVHEMMKRDAKTGLATLCIGGGMGTALIVER encoded by the coding sequence ATGAAAGACGTAGTTATTGTTTCGGCAGTGCGAACACCTTTAGGTTCCTTTGGCGGGAGCTTGAAGAATGTTTCTGCTGTTGATTTGGGATCTTTGGTAATTAAGAGTGCTTTGGAAAAAGCGAATATTAAACCAGAACAGGTAGATGAAGTGATTATGGGGAATGTCCTAGGCGCAGGTTTAGGCCAAAACGTGGCTCGCCAAATGAGTATTCATGCTGGGCTTCCTGAATATATACCAGCCTTTACCATTAATAAGGTTTGTGGTTCCGGTTTGAAGGCAGTGCAGTTAGCTGCTCAAGCGATTAAGTGTGGAGATGCAGATATTGTCGTGGCTGGTGGTGCAGAAAACATGAGCCAGGCTCCATATGTTTTGCCAAGCTTCCGTTGGGGTGGCCGTATGGGAGATTCGAAAGTGGTAGATACCATGATTAAGGATGGTTTGTCTGATGCCTTTAATGACTACCATATGGGGATTACAGCTGAGAATGTGGCAGAAGAATATGGTATTAGCCGGGATGATCAAGATGCGCTTGCTTTGGAATCACAGAAACGAGCAGTGGCGGCTATAGAATCTGGACGCTTTAAGGAAGAGATTGTTCCAGTGGTTATTCCTCAACGTAAAGGCGATCCTATCGTCTTTGATACAGATGAATTTCCTAGAAAAGATGCTAGCTTGGAGAGTCTGTCTAAGCTACGTCCTGTTTTCAAAAAAGACGGTTCTGTTACAGCGGGGAATGCCTCAGGTATCAATGACGGAGCTGCAGCTGTCTTGGTCATGAGTGCTGAAAAAGCTGAAGAATTGGGACTTCCAGTCATTGCTCGCATTCGTTCGTATGCAAGTGCAGGTTTGGATCCTAAGATTATGGGATGTGGACCGATTTATGCGACTCGCAAAGCTCTTGAAAAAGGTAATTTGACAGTTGATGATCTCGACTTGATCGAGTCAAATGAAGCCTTTGCTGCTCAGGCTTGTGCGGTTGGGAAAACACTTGGCTTTAACACAGATATTGTCAATGTCAATGGTGGCGCGATTGCTCTTGGTCACCCAATTGGGGCTTCAGGTTGCCGTATCCTAGTGACTCTGGTACATGAGATGATGAAACGTGATGCTAAAACTGGTTTAGCTACTCTCTGTATCGGAGGAGGGATGGGAACAGCCCTCATCGTTGAACGTTAG
- a CDS encoding DHH family phosphoesterase, producing MKKNNLTPNSAILLGIATFGTLTMLIIFSQNNVVTISVLFLFVLLYLLLFVWQKKQYEKSEIEQIQYVNHQAENSLSTLLDQMPVGVLKLDLSSGEVEWFNPYAELILTNEEGEIDVELIQTIIKASVGNPGSYATLGETRYAVHMDKASGVLYFFDVSGEYEATVELVTSRPVIGVISVDNYDDLEDATSDSDISHINSFVANFVSEFASKYAMFSRRVGMDRFYLFTDYTVLEELMNDKFSVIDSFREESKQRQLALTLSMGFSYGDGNHEEIGKIALLNLNLAEVRGGDQVVVKENNETKNPVYFGGGTAASIKRTRTRTRAMMTAISDKIRSVDQVFVVGHKNLDMDALGSAVGMQLFASNIIENSYAVYDADHMPADIERAIQFLKKEDITKLLSLTDAMKLVTNRSLLILVDHSKTALTLSKDFYDLFTQTIVIDHHRRDQDFPDNAVITYIESGASSASELVTELIQFQNSKKNRLSRMQASVLMAGMMLDTKNFTSRVTSRTFDVASYLRTRGSDSIAIQEIAATDFEEYREVNELILQGRKLGSDVLIAQAKDSTTYDTVVISKAADAMLAMSGIEASFVLAKNTQGFISISARSRSKINVQRIMEELGGGGHFNLAAAQIENMSLSEAGEKLTQLVLDELKEKEKEE from the coding sequence ATGAAAAAAAATAATTTAACTCCGAATTCTGCGATTCTACTAGGGATTGCAACTTTCGGAACCTTAACAATGCTGATTATTTTTTCACAAAATAATGTTGTAACAATCAGTGTCTTGTTTTTATTTGTACTTCTTTATCTGCTTTTATTTGTCTGGCAAAAAAAACAGTATGAAAAGAGCGAAATTGAACAAATCCAATACGTAAATCATCAAGCTGAAAATAGCTTGAGTACTTTGCTTGATCAAATGCCGGTGGGAGTCCTGAAATTAGACTTATCTAGTGGCGAAGTGGAATGGTTTAATCCCTATGCTGAGCTGATTTTGACGAATGAAGAAGGGGAAATTGATGTTGAATTAATTCAAACCATCATCAAGGCTTCTGTTGGGAATCCTGGTTCGTATGCTACCTTGGGCGAAACACGGTATGCTGTTCATATGGACAAGGCTTCGGGTGTTTTGTATTTCTTTGACGTTTCAGGGGAATACGAAGCAACTGTTGAATTGGTAACGAGTCGACCAGTGATTGGGGTCATCTCGGTAGATAATTACGATGATTTGGAGGATGCGACGTCTGACTCTGATATCAGCCATATCAATAGCTTTGTAGCTAATTTTGTTTCAGAATTTGCTAGTAAGTATGCTATGTTTTCTCGCCGTGTGGGGATGGATCGTTTTTATTTATTCACAGATTACACAGTACTCGAGGAATTGATGAATGATAAATTCTCTGTTATTGATAGTTTCCGAGAAGAATCAAAACAGAGGCAACTGGCCCTAACCTTAAGTATGGGATTTTCTTATGGTGATGGAAATCATGAAGAGATAGGGAAAATTGCCTTGCTCAACTTGAACTTAGCAGAAGTTCGCGGTGGTGACCAGGTGGTGGTCAAGGAAAATAACGAAACCAAGAATCCTGTCTACTTTGGTGGAGGAACTGCTGCATCTATCAAACGTACTCGTACACGTACCAGAGCCATGATGACAGCAATTTCTGATAAGATTCGAAGTGTTGACCAGGTTTTTGTAGTCGGTCATAAAAATCTAGATATGGATGCTTTGGGCTCTGCTGTTGGTATGCAGTTGTTTGCAAGTAATATTATTGAGAACAGTTATGCTGTCTACGATGCAGACCATATGCCAGCAGATATCGAGCGTGCTATTCAGTTCTTGAAGAAGGAAGATATCACGAAACTCTTATCTCTTACAGATGCGATGAAGCTAGTTACAAACCGTTCATTATTGATTCTGGTGGATCATTCCAAGACGGCTCTGACCTTGTCAAAAGATTTTTATGATTTGTTCACTCAAACTATTGTTATTGACCATCATAGACGTGATCAGGATTTCCCTGATAATGCAGTCATCACCTATATTGAAAGTGGGGCAAGTAGTGCCAGTGAGCTGGTCACAGAATTGATTCAGTTCCAAAATTCTAAGAAGAATCGTTTGAGTCGTATGCAGGCCAGTGTTTTGATGGCTGGTATGATGCTGGATACCAAGAATTTCACATCTCGCGTGACGAGCCGAACCTTTGATGTGGCTAGCTATCTGAGAACACGGGGAAGTGACAGTATTGCTATCCAGGAGATTGCTGCGACAGATTTTGAAGAATACCGCGAAGTGAATGAACTCATTTTACAAGGTCGTAAGTTGGGTTCAGATGTCTTAATTGCCCAAGCTAAGGATTCGACCACTTATGACACAGTTGTCATCAGTAAGGCTGCCGATGCTATGTTGGCCATGTCCGGTATTGAAGCCAGCTTCGTTCTAGCGAAAAATACACAAGGATTTATCTCAATCTCAGCTCGAAGTCGCAGTAAAATCAATGTTCAACGCATTATGGAAGAGTTGGGCGGCGGTGGCCACTTTAATCTAGCTGCTGCGCAAATCGAGAATATGAGTCTGTCAGAAGCAGGAGAAAAATTGACTCAACTTGTCTTGGATGAACTAAAGGAAAAGGAGAAAGAAGAATGA
- the rplI gene encoding 50S ribosomal protein L9, which translates to MKVIFLADVKGKGKKGEIKEVPTGYAQNFLIKKNLAKEATAQAVGELRGKQKSEEKAHAEMIAEAKAIKAKLEAEETVVEFVEKVGPDGRTFGSITNKKIAEELQKQFGIKIDKRNIQVQAPIRAVGLIDVPVKIYQDVTSVINLRVKEG; encoded by the coding sequence ATGAAAGTAATCTTTTTAGCAGATGTCAAAGGAAAAGGGAAAAAAGGCGAAATCAAGGAAGTGCCAACTGGTTACGCTCAAAATTTCCTGATTAAAAAGAATTTGGCCAAGGAAGCAACTGCTCAAGCAGTAGGCGAGTTGCGTGGAAAACAAAAATCTGAAGAAAAAGCCCATGCAGAGATGATTGCTGAAGCAAAAGCCATCAAGGCCAAGCTAGAAGCAGAAGAAACTGTTGTAGAGTTTGTTGAAAAGGTTGGGCCAGATGGTCGTACATTTGGTTCCATCACCAACAAGAAGATTGCAGAAGAATTGCAAAAGCAATTTGGTATCAAGATTGACAAGCGCAATATTCAAGTGCAAGCACCAATTCGAGCAGTAGGTTTGATTGATGTACCAGTGAAGATCTATCAAGATGTTACAAGTGTCATCAATCTTCGTGTAAAAGAAGGTTAA
- a CDS encoding LysR family transcriptional regulator yields MDIIQMNYFINIIECGCNLSIAAKKIHISQSALSQFVTNFEAAEGVQLFNRKNGRLESLTEAGRKIYRYATEIVNRHEEMLSMIHIEAQKQKGTINLGIPSLILRVYFASALPHFLKNNPHIHIQVTEGGGKEIRQKMVDGDLNFSILIEPTSLDAKKYEQHIIQLDEYVAYMDKDHPLAQKSLLEWSDIASYELATFNKTFTTYDLVTEKLRSQRIEAKFAYLSSTWDFLVESTHQTDLIALLPRPVEFFVDKSRFKAVRFKDPIPFNIWFCRPYKNSYNEVESYVYEELLKDYYQPFSDN; encoded by the coding sequence GTGGATATTATCCAAATGAACTATTTCATCAATATCATAGAATGCGGATGCAACCTTTCCATTGCTGCAAAGAAGATTCACATTAGTCAATCAGCCTTGAGTCAATTCGTGACAAATTTTGAAGCAGCTGAAGGGGTTCAATTATTCAATCGCAAGAATGGAAGATTAGAAAGTTTAACAGAGGCGGGACGCAAGATTTATCGTTATGCGACCGAGATTGTTAATCGACATGAAGAAATGCTTTCCATGATCCATATAGAAGCTCAAAAGCAAAAAGGCACCATTAATCTTGGTATTCCATCCTTGATTTTACGAGTTTATTTTGCTAGTGCCTTGCCGCATTTTCTGAAAAATAATCCTCATATCCATATCCAGGTTACGGAAGGTGGAGGGAAGGAAATTCGTCAAAAAATGGTTGATGGAGATTTGAATTTCTCTATTCTGATAGAGCCTACGAGCTTGGATGCTAAAAAATATGAACAACATATCATTCAATTGGATGAATACGTTGCTTATATGGATAAGGATCATCCGCTGGCTCAGAAAAGCTTGTTGGAATGGTCTGATATTGCTAGTTATGAATTGGCAACCTTCAACAAAACATTTACGACTTATGATTTAGTGACAGAAAAACTTCGTTCGCAACGAATTGAGGCTAAATTTGCTTATCTTTCCTCTACTTGGGACTTCTTAGTTGAATCAACTCATCAGACAGATTTGATTGCCCTTTTGCCAAGGCCGGTTGAATTTTTTGTGGACAAGAGTCGTTTTAAGGCGGTTAGATTCAAGGATCCGATTCCATTTAATATTTGGTTTTGTAGACCCTATAAAAACTCCTACAATGAAGTAGAGTCTTATGTGTATGAAGAATTGTTGAAAGATTATTACCAACCGTTTTCTGACAACTAA
- a CDS encoding nitronate monooxygenase: MSITKLLQIQYPIFQGAMAQISHYQLAAAVSEAGGLGIIASGGMTGEQLREEIRELRKLTDKPFGVNIMLMMKNIKDIVTVIIEEKVPVVTTGAGTPKHIMPYLKEAGIKVIPVIASVKHAQKMQELGVDAVIAEGSEAGGHIGETNTMALIPQIVDAVTIPVIAAGGVADGRGLAAAIALGAQGVQMGTVFLASEECPISPAYKEAILAASDTATAVTGRIAGAPVRCIRNEMTDHYIELEQKGTNREELEEITIGSLSKAVYEGDTVHGSMMSGQIAGLVKDIKPCKAILESIVKQAQECLQDIRLELGE, translated from the coding sequence ATGTCAATTACAAAACTTTTACAGATTCAATATCCAATTTTCCAAGGGGCTATGGCTCAAATCTCGCACTATCAACTAGCAGCAGCTGTTTCTGAGGCTGGAGGTCTGGGAATTATCGCTTCGGGTGGTATGACCGGAGAACAGTTGCGAGAAGAAATTCGTGAACTGAGAAAGTTGACAGATAAGCCTTTTGGTGTCAACATCATGTTGATGATGAAAAATATCAAGGATATTGTGACCGTTATCATCGAAGAAAAGGTTCCAGTGGTAACTACAGGTGCAGGAACTCCTAAGCATATCATGCCTTACTTGAAAGAAGCAGGAATCAAGGTTATTCCAGTTATTGCCAGTGTCAAGCATGCTCAAAAAATGCAAGAATTGGGAGTTGATGCTGTAATCGCTGAGGGTTCAGAAGCTGGTGGCCATATTGGAGAGACCAATACAATGGCTCTTATCCCACAAATCGTTGATGCGGTAACAATTCCAGTCATTGCTGCAGGAGGTGTGGCAGATGGTCGTGGACTTGCTGCGGCGATTGCCCTAGGTGCACAAGGGGTTCAAATGGGAACAGTTTTTCTTGCTTCAGAAGAATGCCCAATTTCTCCAGCCTATAAAGAAGCTATTTTGGCGGCAAGTGATACAGCAACTGCGGTTACAGGCCGCATTGCGGGAGCGCCAGTTCGTTGTATTCGCAATGAGATGACGGATCACTACATTGAATTAGAGCAGAAAGGTACAAACCGAGAGGAACTGGAAGAAATTACGATCGGTTCTCTATCTAAGGCTGTCTATGAAGGTGATACAGTTCATGGTTCAATGATGAGCGGACAAATTGCGGGTTTGGTGAAAGACATCAAACCATGTAAGGCTATTTTAGAATCAATTGTGAAACAGGCGCAAGAGTGCCTACAAGACATTCGACTAGAATTAGGTGAATAA
- a CDS encoding acyl-CoA dehydrogenase family protein encodes MTYNDVLARELKADVKVLIRDYFKSREDEQQFPRELLYQFIEQFDIFSLLLDSQDSVLRTEFLTFIRLISKDFPAFSAVLLTQACYGIYPILRYGSQEQQSRYVEPLVRGEILAGLGFSEGKLMDSLEVIETTARKTETGWSLTGKKSIVSNCRYTDILLILAKVQEANGQDGYGFFIVDTTRPGVAFGDDITKPGLQGLPVNSVTFDQVKLPEDSLLGLTLNGESQLNDIIKKLQLGLSAISIGISEGAFEKGLAFVKVKRGFGKRLIDATVYQHQFAELYTKLCAAESYFASYKDRMKEDSLFISQIKLYTTKVAIEISEEIIRLIGPFQTLDDIPIDRYLKDAKTIEIYGKSGDSIRKRIAAQWIKE; translated from the coding sequence ATGACCTATAATGACGTGCTGGCGCGAGAATTGAAGGCAGACGTGAAAGTGTTGATTCGGGACTATTTCAAGTCTCGTGAGGATGAACAACAGTTCCCTAGAGAATTACTTTATCAGTTTATCGAGCAATTTGATATCTTTTCCTTGCTTTTAGATAGTCAAGATTCTGTTTTGAGAACTGAGTTTTTGACCTTTATTCGCTTGATTTCAAAAGATTTCCCTGCTTTTTCTGCTGTTCTACTAACTCAGGCATGTTATGGTATCTATCCTATTTTACGATATGGGAGTCAGGAACAACAATCGCGTTATGTAGAACCCTTAGTAAGGGGAGAAATCTTAGCTGGCTTGGGATTTTCTGAAGGAAAATTGATGGACAGCTTGGAGGTTATTGAAACAACTGCAAGGAAAACAGAAACAGGTTGGTCTTTAACTGGGAAGAAGTCAATTGTATCAAATTGTCGCTATACAGATATTTTGTTAATCTTAGCCAAGGTTCAGGAAGCTAACGGACAAGATGGATACGGATTTTTCATTGTTGATACGACTCGACCGGGAGTTGCTTTTGGAGATGATATTACAAAACCTGGTTTACAGGGCTTACCTGTGAATTCGGTAACTTTTGATCAGGTCAAATTGCCAGAAGATAGTTTGCTAGGATTGACCTTAAATGGGGAAAGTCAGTTAAATGATATTATCAAAAAATTACAGCTTGGATTAAGCGCAATCTCTATCGGTATCTCTGAGGGAGCTTTTGAAAAAGGTCTGGCTTTTGTAAAGGTCAAAAGAGGATTTGGGAAACGATTAATCGATGCGACAGTCTATCAACATCAATTTGCAGAATTGTATACTAAGCTGTGTGCGGCTGAATCTTACTTTGCCTCCTACAAGGATAGGATGAAGGAGGATTCACTCTTTATATCTCAAATAAAACTTTATACGACAAAAGTAGCAATTGAGATTTCTGAGGAAATTATTAGATTAATTGGACCTTTTCAAACCTTGGATGACATCCCCATAGACCGTTATCTAAAGGATGCCAAAACGATTGAAATCTATGGAAAATCTGGGGATTCGATTCGCAAAAGAATAGCAGCCCAATGGATAAAGGAGTAA